One genomic segment of Sander lucioperca isolate FBNREF2018 chromosome 10, SLUC_FBN_1.2, whole genome shotgun sequence includes these proteins:
- the LOC116049285 gene encoding endothelin-2 isoform X1: MSTHTSILLFITLWASIEDGLSLPVMKQPEVEAGDWVPAQRVRTKRCACSNLLDSECHYFCHIDIIWINTPSKTTVYGLGSALSRRRRSTGRCSCANRDDQTCTNFCHHSPEFMSSKRSVKRHQLSLLSILRAAASSSKRAQDSADSHRDESSQQKSTR, from the exons ATGTCTACTCACACCAGCATTCTTCTTTTCATCACTCTTTGGGCTTCCATAGAGGATG GTTTAAGTCTTCCGGTGATGAAACAGCCGGAGGTGGAGGCTGGTGACTGGGTCCCAGCACAGAGAGTGAGGACCAAGCGCTGCGCCTGCAGCAACCTGTTGGACTCTGAATGCCACTACTTCTGCCACATAGATATCATCTGGATCAACACGCCCAG TAAGACAACAGTTTATGGGCTAGGCAGCGCTTTGTcccgacgcagaaggtccactGGCCGCTGCAGCTGTGCCAACCGTGATGATCAAACCTGTACCAACTTCTGCCATCACAG TCCTGAATTCATGTCATCAAAGAGATCTGTAAAGAGACATCAACTCAGCTTACTCAGCATCCTAAG AGCTGCGGCCAGCAGTTCCAAGAGAGCTCAGGATTCTGCTGATTCACACAGAGATGAGTCCTCTCAGCAGAAGAGCACCCGCTAA
- the LOC116049285 gene encoding endothelin-2 isoform X2, producing MSTHTSILLFITLWASIEDGLSLPVMKQPEVEAGDWVPAQRVRTKRCACSNLLDSECHYFCHIDIIWINTPSKTTVYGLGSALSRRRRSTGRCSCANRDDQTCTNFCHHRAAASSSKRAQDSADSHRDESSQQKSTR from the exons ATGTCTACTCACACCAGCATTCTTCTTTTCATCACTCTTTGGGCTTCCATAGAGGATG GTTTAAGTCTTCCGGTGATGAAACAGCCGGAGGTGGAGGCTGGTGACTGGGTCCCAGCACAGAGAGTGAGGACCAAGCGCTGCGCCTGCAGCAACCTGTTGGACTCTGAATGCCACTACTTCTGCCACATAGATATCATCTGGATCAACACGCCCAG TAAGACAACAGTTTATGGGCTAGGCAGCGCTTTGTcccgacgcagaaggtccactGGCCGCTGCAGCTGTGCCAACCGTGATGATCAAACCTGTACCAACTTCTGCCATCACAG AGCTGCGGCCAGCAGTTCCAAGAGAGCTCAGGATTCTGCTGATTCACACAGAGATGAGTCCTCTCAGCAGAAGAGCACCCGCTAA